A window from Branchiostoma lanceolatum isolate klBraLanc5 chromosome 9, klBraLanc5.hap2, whole genome shotgun sequence encodes these proteins:
- the LOC136441562 gene encoding nmrA-like family domain-containing protein 1 yields the protein MAGSVVVVFGATGLQGGGVANALLEDSYVKVRAVTRNASSAKAKALQERGAEVVEGNYDDPGSLERALQGAHGMFVVTNYMEHQEFDRDVKQGKAVADAAKGTGVQHVVFSSLENVQKTMGFPCLFYDSKAEIEEYMKSIGLPVTIVKYPAYYENYINFGPRKLADGTYELGYAMEGAAMHAVSVADMGFAIRTIFKNRAEWLGRTVGFSGDKLTVQQHAVILSKHLAPKVFKPTKMTTEEYSKLGFPGAEQIANMFKFYRLGNPDRSVELTRQLYPGTRSLDQWVADNKEALLNVLDKK from the exons GGTTACAGGGAGGCGGAGTGGCCAATGCCCTTCTGGAGGACTCGTATGTCAAAGTTCGGGCAGTGACAAGAAACGCCTCTAGCGCCAAGGCTAAGGCACTGCAGGAGAGAGGTGCTGAGGTCGTTGAGGGCAACTATGACGATCCCGGCTCACTGGAGCGGGCACTACAG GGAGCACACGGAATGTTTGTGGTCACGAACTACATGGAACATCAGGAGTTCGATCGGGATGTCAAACAG GGTAAGGCTGTGGCGGATGCAGCAAAAGGTACCGGTGTTCAACACGTGGTGTTCAGTAGCCTTGAAAACGTGCAGAAGACCATGGGGTTCCCCTGTCTGTTCTACGACTCTAAAGCTGAAATCGAGGAGTACATGAAGTCTATTGGCCTTCCGGTCACCATCGTGAAGTATCCTGCCTACTACGAGAACTACATCAACTTTGGTCCACGGAAACTGGCGGATGGAACTTATGAGCTAG GATATGCGATGGAGGGCGCTGCAATGCACGCCGTGAGTGTTGCCGACATGGGCTTCGCCATCAGAACGATTTTCAAGAACAGGGCGGAATGGCTGGGTCGGACTGTCGGCTTCAGTGGAGACAAACTCACCGTCCAGCAACACGCAGTCATTCTCTCCAAGCACCTGGCGCCGAAGGTGTTCAAGCCGACCAAG ATGACCACAGAAGAGTACAGCAAGCTGGGTTTCCCCGGGGCTGAGCAAATCGCCAACATGTTCAAGTTCTACCGCCTGGGTAACCCCGACCGTAGTGTGGAGCTGACCCGTCAGCTGTACCCGGGCACCAGGAGCCTAGACCAGTGGGTGGCGGACAACAAGGAGGCGCTGTTGAACGTGCTGGACAAGAAATGA